One region of Streptomyces subrutilus genomic DNA includes:
- a CDS encoding phytoene desaturase family protein — protein sequence MPSILDAVVVGAGPNGLTAAVELARRGFSVALFEAADTVGGGARTEELTLPGFRHDPCSAVHPLGVSSPVFATMPLKRYGLEWLHPPLPMAHPFDDGTAAVLSRSVAETAASFGPRDAGAYRRLVEPFLGRWDTLARDFMSLPATALPRDPVTLARFGLAGLPPATWLLRRFRDERARALFAGLVAHVIAPLDGIATSAVGLVFALAAHAGGWPMPRGGSQAVSDALAAYLRDLGGSVHTGFEVKRLDDLPPARAYVFDTSPTALARIARLGRAYDGYRYGASVYKIDYALDGPVPWTAEEPRRAGTVQIGPRTRDIDAALQLASGGRAPRTPFLITAQPSLVDPGRAPEGKHVFWAYGHVPKGWQGDLTDAVERQLERFAPGFRDLVLARATAGPPELAARNPNYVGGDIACGAASGLQLLLRPKLTLSPYTTANPAVFLCSSATPPGPGVHGMSGHNAAKAVWRHLRKGS from the coding sequence GTGCCGTCGATTCTCGATGCGGTCGTGGTGGGGGCGGGGCCCAACGGGCTGACGGCCGCCGTCGAACTCGCCCGGCGGGGGTTCTCGGTGGCCCTCTTCGAAGCCGCGGACACGGTGGGCGGCGGGGCGCGGACCGAGGAGCTCACCCTCCCCGGCTTCCGCCACGACCCCTGCTCGGCGGTACACCCGCTCGGCGTAAGCTCCCCGGTCTTCGCGACGATGCCGCTGAAGCGGTACGGGCTGGAGTGGCTGCACCCCCCGCTGCCCATGGCGCACCCCTTCGACGACGGTACGGCGGCCGTCCTGTCCCGCTCGGTCGCCGAGACGGCGGCGTCCTTCGGGCCGCGTGACGCCGGGGCGTACCGGCGCCTCGTCGAGCCGTTCCTCGGCCGGTGGGACACCCTGGCCCGGGACTTCATGTCCCTGCCCGCCACCGCGCTGCCCCGCGACCCCGTCACCCTCGCCCGCTTCGGGCTCGCCGGGCTGCCGCCCGCCACCTGGCTGCTGCGCCGCTTCCGCGACGAGCGGGCCCGCGCGCTGTTCGCCGGGCTGGTGGCGCACGTCATCGCCCCGCTCGACGGGATCGCCACCAGCGCCGTGGGCCTCGTCTTCGCCCTGGCCGCGCACGCGGGCGGCTGGCCGATGCCGCGCGGCGGCTCGCAGGCGGTCTCCGACGCCCTCGCCGCGTACCTGCGCGACCTCGGCGGCTCCGTCCACACCGGTTTCGAGGTCAAGCGGCTCGACGACCTCCCGCCCGCCCGCGCCTACGTCTTCGACACCTCGCCGACCGCGCTGGCCCGCATCGCCCGTCTGGGCCGCGCCTACGACGGCTACCGGTACGGCGCCTCCGTGTACAAGATCGACTACGCGCTCGACGGGCCGGTCCCGTGGACCGCCGAGGAGCCGCGCCGGGCGGGGACCGTCCAGATCGGCCCGCGCACCCGTGACATCGACGCGGCCCTGCAGCTGGCCTCCGGCGGCCGGGCCCCCCGTACGCCCTTCCTCATCACCGCGCAGCCCAGCCTCGTCGACCCCGGCCGCGCGCCCGAGGGCAAGCACGTCTTCTGGGCGTACGGCCACGTCCCCAAGGGCTGGCAGGGCGACCTCACCGACGCCGTCGAGCGCCAACTGGAGCGCTTCGCACCAGGCTTCCGCGACCTGGTCCTGGCCCGCGCCACGGCCGGCCCGCCCGAGCTCGCCGCCCGCAACCCCAACTACGTCGGCGGGGACATCGCCTGCGGCGCGGCCTCGGGACTCCAGCTCCTGCTGCGCCCCAAGCTCACCCTCTCCCCGTACACGACCGCCAATCCGGCGGTCTTCCTGTGCTCCTCGGCGACCCCTCCCGGCCCGGGCGTGCACGGGATGTCCGGCCACAACGCCGCCAAGGCCGTGTGGCGCCACCTGCGGAAGGGCTCCTGA
- a CDS encoding SpoIIE family protein phosphatase: MDTYQSTSEVPDPPDAAVGYAGVLRELLPIALWREDADGRIVEWSLAAQDLLGHRPEDILGRPGAAVLVPEANRGLADDLTRRVQAGETVVGTLPVRHRDGHRVVMEMWIVPAADPQGRTGAMLIAVETSEVLHMRDSLAALQSLFTQSPIGLATLGTDLRFLRVNDALARMNGMPAAAHLGRRLTEVVPGVNAAVLEATMRQVLERGTAVVDVRRTGRTAADPDHDRTWSCSYAPLLDGSGRPLGLIASLIDITDGQRAEAEAERARHRFALLAEAGTRIGTTLDLHQTAQEIVDLLVPQLADSADVQLLESVLGPDEGPAAAASTRGLMRRLAAVFPDPAAPTEKLQAGQTFQIPADSVYERIINEGRPMDLYASDVPALITDPRADALRAYLATLGSARMVPLVARGQVLGAVAVTRLRERGPFEDEDRVLVDELVARAALNIDNARMYTRQRHAALTLQRSLTNSELPQVTGLELTGRYLPASDHDVGGDWFDVIQLPGGRTGLVIGDVMGHGIHAAAVMGQLRTAVRTLARLDVPPEQMLRSLDAVVADLGEDEMATCVYAVHDPATGCCVIARAGHPPPAVAGADGSVTFLHGLPGTPLGTGGQDFRTEEVDLPPGSLLVLYTDGLIEARDRDLDEGMDRLARALEGARQPLEELCDGILEQLLPCDPQDDVAVLLARTRPV; this comes from the coding sequence GTGGACACTTACCAGTCGACGAGCGAAGTGCCGGATCCGCCGGACGCAGCCGTCGGGTACGCGGGCGTGCTCCGCGAGCTGCTCCCGATCGCCCTGTGGCGCGAGGACGCGGACGGCCGCATCGTCGAGTGGTCGCTCGCCGCCCAGGACCTGCTCGGACACCGTCCCGAGGACATCCTCGGCCGCCCCGGCGCCGCCGTCCTCGTCCCCGAGGCCAACCGCGGGCTCGCCGACGACCTGACCCGCCGCGTCCAGGCCGGCGAGACCGTCGTCGGCACCCTGCCCGTGCGCCACCGCGACGGCCACCGCGTCGTGATGGAGATGTGGATCGTCCCCGCCGCCGACCCGCAGGGGCGTACGGGCGCCATGCTCATCGCCGTGGAGACCTCCGAAGTGCTCCACATGCGCGACTCCCTCGCCGCCCTGCAGAGCCTGTTCACGCAGTCGCCCATCGGCCTCGCCACCCTCGGCACCGACCTGCGCTTCCTGCGCGTCAACGACGCCCTCGCCCGGATGAACGGCATGCCCGCCGCCGCGCACCTGGGCAGACGGCTCACCGAGGTGGTGCCGGGGGTCAACGCCGCCGTCCTCGAGGCCACCATGCGCCAGGTGCTCGAACGGGGCACGGCCGTCGTCGACGTCCGCCGCACCGGACGCACCGCCGCCGACCCCGACCACGACCGGACGTGGTCCTGCTCCTACGCCCCGCTGCTCGACGGCTCGGGACGGCCCCTCGGCCTGATCGCCTCCCTCATCGACATCACCGACGGACAGCGCGCAGAGGCCGAGGCCGAACGGGCCCGGCACCGGTTCGCGCTGCTGGCCGAGGCCGGCACCCGCATCGGCACCACCCTGGACCTCCACCAGACGGCCCAGGAGATCGTGGACCTCCTGGTACCGCAGCTCGCGGACTCCGCCGACGTACAACTGCTCGAATCGGTGCTGGGACCGGACGAGGGCCCGGCCGCCGCGGCCTCCACCCGCGGCCTGATGCGCCGGCTCGCGGCCGTCTTCCCCGACCCGGCCGCGCCCACCGAGAAACTCCAGGCGGGCCAGACCTTCCAGATCCCCGCGGACAGCGTCTACGAACGGATCATCAACGAGGGCCGGCCGATGGACCTCTACGCGTCCGACGTCCCCGCCCTGATCACCGACCCGCGCGCCGACGCCCTGCGCGCCTACCTCGCCACCCTCGGCTCCGCCCGGATGGTCCCGCTGGTCGCCCGCGGGCAGGTGCTGGGCGCGGTCGCCGTGACCCGGCTGCGCGAGCGCGGGCCCTTCGAGGACGAGGACCGCGTCCTCGTCGACGAGCTGGTCGCCCGCGCCGCCCTCAACATCGACAACGCCCGGATGTACACCCGCCAGCGGCACGCCGCGCTGACCCTCCAGCGCAGCCTCACCAACAGCGAGCTCCCCCAGGTCACCGGCCTCGAACTGACCGGGCGCTACCTGCCCGCCAGCGACCACGACGTGGGCGGGGACTGGTTCGACGTCATCCAGCTGCCCGGCGGCCGGACCGGACTGGTCATCGGCGACGTGATGGGCCACGGCATCCACGCGGCGGCCGTCATGGGCCAGCTGCGCACGGCCGTACGGACCCTCGCCAGGCTGGACGTGCCCCCGGAGCAGATGCTCCGCTCGCTCGACGCCGTGGTGGCCGACCTCGGCGAGGACGAGATGGCCACCTGCGTCTACGCCGTCCACGACCCGGCGACCGGCTGCTGTGTGATCGCCCGCGCCGGCCATCCGCCGCCGGCCGTGGCCGGAGCCGACGGGAGCGTCACCTTCCTGCACGGCCTGCCCGGCACCCCGCTGGGCACCGGCGGCCAGGACTTCCGCACGGAAGAGGTGGACCTGCCCCCGGGGAGCCTGCTCGTGCTCTACACCGACGGCCTGATCGAGGCCCGCGACCGGGACCTCGACGAGGGCATGGACCGGCTGGCGCGGGCAC
- a CDS encoding GlxA family transcriptional regulator, whose translation MSTVSRFVVIVLFDGVDLLDVTGPPEVFSLLRREVGDAAGYDVVLAAETMDPVTTSAGVRILPDTTFREVTSASASGRSIDTLLVPGSVELDGRGRVRAVTDPAVVSRVKALAGRARRVASVCVGAHILADAGLLDGRRATTHWSTARQLAAEHPAVEVDADPIFIRDRDVWTGAGISACLDLSLALVAEDFGEAVALRIARQLVMYLKRPGGQSQFSVPLEPVSTTRRVEDLRHHITRNIAAPLTVGDLAAHAHVSGRQLTRIFKTELGMTPAAYVESARVEVARNHLESTDATLERVASACGFHTTDTLIRAFRRRLDTTPTEYRNRFRSAP comes from the coding sequence TTGAGCACCGTCAGCCGCTTCGTCGTCATCGTCCTCTTCGACGGCGTCGACCTGCTGGACGTCACCGGGCCGCCCGAGGTGTTCTCCCTGCTGCGGCGCGAGGTGGGCGACGCGGCGGGCTACGACGTCGTCCTGGCCGCCGAGACCATGGACCCCGTCACCACCTCCGCCGGAGTGCGCATCCTTCCCGACACCACCTTCCGGGAGGTGACCTCGGCCTCGGCCTCGGGGAGGAGCATCGACACCCTCCTGGTGCCCGGCTCGGTCGAACTCGACGGCCGGGGACGGGTGCGCGCCGTGACCGATCCCGCCGTGGTCAGCCGGGTGAAGGCGCTCGCCGGCCGGGCCCGGCGCGTCGCGTCCGTCTGCGTGGGCGCGCATATCCTCGCGGACGCCGGGCTGCTGGACGGCAGGCGCGCCACGACCCACTGGTCGACCGCGCGGCAGCTCGCCGCCGAGCACCCCGCGGTCGAGGTCGACGCCGATCCGATCTTCATCCGCGACCGGGACGTGTGGACCGGCGCGGGCATCAGCGCCTGCCTCGACCTGTCCCTGGCCCTGGTGGCCGAAGACTTCGGCGAGGCCGTCGCCCTGCGCATCGCCCGGCAGCTGGTGATGTACCTGAAGCGGCCCGGCGGGCAGAGCCAGTTCAGCGTCCCGCTCGAACCCGTCTCGACGACGCGCCGCGTCGAGGACCTGCGCCACCACATCACCCGGAACATCGCCGCGCCGCTCACCGTCGGCGACCTCGCCGCCCACGCCCATGTGAGCGGGCGGCAGCTGACGCGGATCTTCAAGACGGAACTGGGCATGACCCCGGCGGCCTACGTCGAATCGGCGCGCGTCGAAGTGGCGCGCAACCACCTCGAATCCACGGACGCCACCCTCGAACGCGTCGCGTCCGCCTGCGGCTTCCACACGACCGACACGCTCATCCGCGCGTTCCGCCGCCGCCTCGACACGACCCCGACGGAATACCGCAACCGCTTCCGGTCCGCCCCGTAG
- a CDS encoding DMT family transporter, producing the protein MVATHITGATAPPRTAGPPAGNPRPATAGGTPGRRRLSPRTEGVLALSVTVSIWAAFALSARALGASTLLPADAALLRFGVPIVVLLPALWRRRHSIAAVRPGPALKIVCGAGVPFFLAAMHGGSLTSAAFVGSIVPGMVPLFVSALMVLRGHGAPRGTQAAGLALIAAGVAALVWRYVVPVDTDVLEGAGTLLVASGLWALYTVGLRDVALDPVGSIGLLCLPSFAIVGALVLTGVLPTGLAQAAGGDIALFLVVQGLGVGLCAGLLYAVAIRRLGAERSSVGGSLSPVAVVLLAVPLLGETPTVAVLIGVPLITAGVVLANRRPRPEVPAHA; encoded by the coding sequence GTGGTCGCAACACACATCACCGGGGCGACCGCGCCTCCCCGTACGGCGGGCCCGCCGGCCGGAAACCCTCGCCCGGCTACCGCCGGGGGGACCCCCGGCCGGCGCAGGCTCTCCCCGCGGACCGAGGGCGTCCTCGCCCTGTCCGTGACCGTCTCGATCTGGGCGGCCTTCGCACTGAGCGCCCGGGCCCTCGGAGCCTCGACCCTCCTGCCGGCCGACGCCGCCCTGCTGCGCTTCGGCGTGCCGATCGTCGTCCTGCTCCCCGCGCTGTGGCGGCGCCGCCACAGCATCGCGGCGGTCCGGCCGGGACCCGCCCTGAAGATCGTCTGCGGTGCCGGGGTGCCGTTCTTCCTGGCGGCCATGCACGGCGGCTCCCTGACCTCGGCGGCCTTCGTGGGCTCGATCGTCCCCGGCATGGTCCCGCTGTTCGTCTCCGCGCTGATGGTGCTGCGCGGCCACGGCGCCCCGCGCGGAACGCAGGCGGCCGGGCTCGCCCTGATCGCGGCCGGCGTGGCCGCCCTCGTCTGGCGCTACGTCGTCCCCGTGGACACGGACGTCCTGGAAGGCGCCGGCACCCTCCTGGTGGCCAGCGGGCTGTGGGCCCTGTACACGGTGGGCCTGCGCGACGTGGCCCTCGACCCCGTCGGTTCGATCGGCCTGCTCTGCCTGCCCTCCTTCGCGATCGTCGGAGCCCTGGTCCTGACCGGCGTCCTCCCGACCGGCCTCGCGCAGGCCGCGGGCGGCGACATCGCCCTGTTCCTCGTCGTCCAGGGGCTCGGAGTCGGCCTCTGCGCCGGCCTGCTGTACGCGGTCGCCATCCGCAGGCTCGGCGCGGAGCGCAGCTCCGTGGGCGGCAGCCTCAGCCCCGTGGCCGTCGTCCTGCTGGCCGTCCCCCTGCTCGGGGAGACCCCTACCGTCGCCGTGCTGATAGGCGTCCCCCTCATCACCGCCGGCGTCGTCCTCGCCAACCGACGCCCACGACCCGAGGTTCCCGCACATGCTTGA
- a CDS encoding inositol monophosphatase family protein: MIDEFLTHGLSDVEEAVRKAAAIEIMPRFRQLADHEVDEKSGPHDLVTVADRKAEEHLTASLTRLLPGSAVVGEEAVHADPTVYGALRADAPVWIVDPVDGTRQFVSGDPAFCTLVALAHRGEILASWTFAPALEEMATAVRGQGAFAGGERILSGSPEPGAELRVAMAHPLYTSEEDKRTLGRLEVPGVAARPCGSAGLEYLKVARGEMDALAFTWPSAWDHAAGLLLVAEAGGTQSTVDGVPFRVDRDNALPFAVGRDEATTVRIRDLLRGQCEERA; the protein is encoded by the coding sequence ATGATCGATGAGTTCCTTACCCATGGCCTGTCCGACGTGGAAGAGGCCGTCCGCAAAGCGGCGGCGATCGAGATCATGCCGAGGTTCCGGCAGCTCGCCGACCACGAGGTCGACGAGAAGAGCGGACCGCACGACCTGGTGACGGTGGCCGACCGCAAGGCCGAGGAGCACCTCACGGCCTCGCTCACGCGGCTGCTCCCCGGCTCGGCCGTGGTGGGCGAGGAGGCCGTGCACGCCGACCCGACCGTGTACGGGGCGCTGCGCGCCGACGCCCCGGTGTGGATCGTGGACCCGGTCGACGGCACCCGGCAGTTCGTCTCCGGCGACCCGGCCTTCTGCACCCTGGTCGCCCTGGCCCACCGCGGGGAGATCCTCGCCTCCTGGACCTTCGCCCCGGCGCTGGAGGAGATGGCCACCGCCGTGCGCGGGCAGGGCGCCTTCGCGGGCGGGGAGCGCATCCTCAGCGGCTCGCCCGAGCCGGGCGCGGAGCTGCGGGTCGCCATGGCGCACCCCCTGTACACCTCCGAGGAGGACAAGCGGACCCTGGGCCGCCTGGAGGTGCCGGGCGTGGCGGCCAGGCCCTGCGGATCGGCCGGCCTGGAATACCTGAAGGTGGCCCGCGGCGAGATGGACGCCCTGGCCTTCACCTGGCCCTCGGCCTGGGACCACGCGGCCGGGCTGCTGCTGGTCGCCGAGGCCGGCGGGACGCAGAGCACCGTTGACGGTGTCCCCTTCCGGGTGGACCGGGACAACGCGCTGCCGTTCGCCGTCGGACGTGACGAGGCCACGACGGTCCGCATCCGGGACCTGCTGCGCGGCCAGTGCGAAGAGCGGGCCTGA
- a CDS encoding Lrp/AsnC family transcriptional regulator, whose protein sequence is MDAVDLQIIRELQADGRLSNQDLADRVRLSPSPCLRRVRRLEEAGLIRGYTAMVDQVAFGLPVTVFVRIRLERHTAEAVRLFEEHVAVIEHIQDCYLMAGSSDYLLRVVIEDLEAYEALVRHRVHAIPGIASIESSFAYGSVKQSRTYPRPSPGSSAQR, encoded by the coding sequence ATGGACGCAGTCGATCTGCAGATCATCCGGGAGTTGCAGGCCGACGGGCGCCTGTCCAACCAGGACCTGGCCGACCGCGTGCGGCTCTCCCCCTCGCCCTGTCTGCGCCGGGTCCGCAGGCTGGAGGAGGCGGGGCTGATCCGCGGCTACACGGCCATGGTCGACCAGGTCGCCTTCGGACTCCCGGTCACCGTCTTCGTCCGGATCCGCCTGGAGCGCCACACGGCGGAGGCGGTCCGGCTCTTCGAGGAGCACGTCGCGGTCATCGAGCACATCCAGGACTGCTACCTGATGGCGGGCAGCAGCGACTACCTGCTGCGCGTGGTCATCGAGGACCTGGAGGCGTACGAGGCGCTGGTGCGCCACCGCGTCCACGCCATCCCCGGCATCGCCTCGATCGAGTCGAGCTTCGCGTACGGCAGCGTCAAGCAGTCCCGTACCTACCCCCGCCCCTCCCCCGGGTCCTCAGCTCAGCGCTGA
- a CDS encoding aromatic amino acid transaminase, whose translation MLELLPPPPTDPLWDLTAEFAADERPERLNLVLGVYRDHTGRTPVMTAVREAEVRLAEQAGSKEYRGLSGNTVFNRAMQSMVLGPQTPADRAVTVQTVAGSGALRLLADLIGRTRPGTTVWISDPAYVNHRPILEAAGLEVRTFGWRDAEGAFDAEGVLRELGAARRDDVVLLQGCCHNPTGADPTLDAWEALAELAVREGWVPFVDLAYHGLGDGLEADLLPTRILAARVPEMLIAVSCSKNFGLYSDRTGCAMVLGTSARALGHAETALQNAARTLYSMPPEHGAAVVAAILGDEGLRAAWRAELETMRGRITANRAELATHLSALGHGAQARALDRQKGMFSMLPLSAGQMLELRRRHAVYGTTSGRINIAGIAGHRIPRLAQAVAAVLDAARTDPGRASRPLEGLARQGHGTA comes from the coding sequence ATGCTTGAGCTCCTCCCGCCGCCGCCCACCGACCCGCTGTGGGACCTGACCGCCGAATTCGCCGCCGACGAGCGGCCCGAGCGCCTGAACCTCGTCCTCGGCGTCTACCGCGACCACACGGGCCGCACCCCCGTCATGACCGCCGTCCGCGAGGCGGAGGTCCGCCTGGCCGAGCAGGCCGGGTCCAAGGAGTACCGGGGGCTCTCCGGCAACACCGTCTTCAACCGCGCGATGCAGAGCATGGTCCTGGGTCCCCAGACGCCGGCCGACCGGGCCGTCACCGTCCAGACCGTCGCCGGGTCCGGCGCGCTGCGGCTGCTCGCCGACCTGATCGGCCGGACCCGGCCGGGCACCACGGTGTGGATCAGCGACCCGGCGTACGTCAACCACCGGCCCATCCTGGAGGCCGCCGGGCTGGAGGTCCGTACCTTCGGCTGGCGCGACGCCGAAGGCGCCTTCGACGCGGAGGGCGTCCTGCGGGAACTGGGCGCGGCCCGGCGCGACGACGTCGTCCTGCTCCAGGGCTGCTGCCACAACCCCACCGGCGCCGACCCCACGCTGGACGCGTGGGAGGCGCTGGCCGAACTCGCCGTGCGCGAGGGCTGGGTGCCGTTCGTCGACCTCGCCTACCACGGGCTCGGCGACGGCCTGGAGGCCGACCTGCTGCCCACGCGCATCCTGGCCGCCCGAGTGCCCGAGATGCTGATCGCCGTCAGCTGCTCGAAGAACTTCGGGCTCTACAGCGACCGCACCGGCTGCGCCATGGTGCTCGGTACCTCTGCCCGGGCGCTCGGACACGCCGAGACGGCCCTGCAGAACGCGGCCCGGACCCTCTACTCCATGCCGCCCGAGCACGGCGCCGCCGTGGTGGCGGCGATCCTCGGGGACGAGGGACTGCGGGCCGCCTGGCGGGCGGAACTGGAAACGATGCGGGGCAGGATCACCGCCAACCGGGCGGAGCTGGCGACCCACTTGAGCGCTCTGGGGCACGGAGCGCAGGCACGGGCGCTCGACCGGCAGAAGGGCATGTTCTCGATGCTTCCACTCAGCGCCGGCCAGATGCTGGAACTGCGCCGGCGGCACGCCGTCTACGGCACCACCTCGGGGCGGATCAACATCGCGGGGATCGCCGGACACCGGATCCCGCGGCTCGCCCAGGCCGTCGCAGCCGTCCTGGACGCGGCGCGGACGGACCCGGGCCGCGCGTCGCGGCCGCTCGAGGGCCTCGCGCGCCAGGGGCACGGCACGGCCTGA
- a CDS encoding isochorismatase family protein has protein sequence MSATTLRELNGFDGTPASPADATLILVDYQNTYTRGVLELAGWRSALDSAAALLARAREAGAKVIHVQHDGGPGTPYDIRADIGRIHPDVAPVEGETVVVKTAAPNAFVGTGLGEHLDAAGNKNVIVVGFMTHMCVAYTVEGAYLRGNQPTVVADACATRPLGTAVADLSAEQVHQAALATIADLYGVVVPSASALS, from the coding sequence ATGTCTGCGACCACCCTGCGCGAGCTCAACGGCTTCGACGGGACCCCGGCCTCGCCGGCCGACGCGACGCTGATCCTGGTCGACTACCAGAACACCTACACCCGCGGCGTACTGGAGCTGGCGGGCTGGCGCTCCGCCCTCGACTCCGCCGCCGCCCTGCTGGCCAGGGCCCGCGAGGCGGGGGCGAAGGTCATCCACGTCCAGCACGACGGCGGCCCGGGGACGCCGTACGACATCCGAGCCGACATCGGCCGGATCCACCCGGACGTGGCCCCCGTCGAGGGCGAGACCGTCGTGGTCAAGACGGCCGCCCCCAACGCCTTCGTCGGGACCGGCCTGGGCGAACACCTCGACGCCGCCGGCAACAAGAACGTCATCGTCGTCGGGTTCATGACCCACATGTGCGTGGCCTACACCGTGGAAGGCGCCTACCTGCGGGGCAACCAGCCCACGGTGGTCGCCGACGCCTGCGCGACCCGGCCCCTGGGGACGGCGGTCGCCGACCTGTCCGCCGAACAGGTCCACCAGGCCGCGCTCGCGACGATCGCCGACCTCTACGGAGTCGTCGTGCCGTCCGCCTCAGCGCTGAGCTGA
- a CDS encoding O-acetyl-ADP-ribose deacetylase, translated as MLRITLVRGDITAERADAIVNAANSSLLGGGGVDGAIHWRGGPEILAACEDLRRSHYGKGLPTGRAVATTAGRLPAEHVIHTVGPVWSREEDRSELLASCYRESLRVADELGARTVAFPAISTGIYGWPVDDGARIAVRTVRAARTEVEEVRFVLFDDKAYAAFAAAVEAAR; from the coding sequence ATGCTGCGCATCACCCTGGTCCGGGGCGACATCACCGCCGAGCGGGCCGACGCGATCGTCAACGCCGCCAACTCCTCGCTGCTCGGCGGCGGCGGGGTCGACGGCGCCATCCACTGGCGCGGCGGCCCGGAGATCCTCGCCGCCTGCGAGGACCTGCGCCGCTCGCACTACGGCAAGGGCCTGCCGACGGGCCGTGCCGTGGCCACCACCGCCGGCCGGCTCCCGGCGGAGCACGTGATCCACACCGTCGGCCCGGTCTGGTCGCGCGAGGAGGACCGCTCGGAGCTGCTGGCTTCCTGCTACCGGGAGTCCCTGCGGGTCGCGGACGAGCTGGGAGCCCGTACGGTCGCCTTCCCGGCGATCTCCACCGGGATCTACGGGTGGCCCGTGGACGACGGCGCGCGGATCGCCGTCCGGACCGTACGGGCGGCCCGGACCGAGGTCGAGGAGGTGCGCTTCGTCCTCTTCGACGACAAGGCCTACGCGGCCTTCGCGGCGGCCGTCGAGGCCGCCCGGTAG